A single Natrinema sp. HArc-T2 DNA region contains:
- a CDS encoding sulfite exporter TauE/SafE family protein, with translation MEILGMSLALIVMFVGFGLLIGILFGFFGMGGSFLVTPALLVMGYDANVAVGSGLAFVFGTSVIATLKHRDLGQVDYKLGVLMIAGTTAGIEVGKIGLEYLQHIGLAGSVVSVAYVLLLGGIGVFVTYEAMKGGGGGIDHDVDEDADLEDEEIPEIAQKIQSYNVPPMISIRGGFKVSLWMVLAVAFATGVLSGFLGVGGGFIRMPALFYLIGVPVPVAVGTDLFEIVFSGGIGSFLYAQSGAVNLGIVVPLLAGSALGARVGAAATNLVNEEDIKVYFGVMLLLGAIAVAVREIGGLLEMPVLDVVSLAIILGAALLVSGAVVYSGVTVLREDASAPPSTAD, from the coding sequence ATGGAAATACTTGGAATGAGCCTGGCGCTGATCGTGATGTTCGTCGGGTTCGGTCTGCTCATCGGGATCCTGTTCGGATTCTTCGGGATGGGCGGGTCGTTCCTCGTGACGCCCGCACTGCTAGTGATGGGCTACGACGCGAACGTCGCGGTCGGGTCCGGTCTGGCCTTTGTCTTCGGGACCTCCGTGATCGCGACGCTCAAACACCGTGACCTCGGGCAGGTCGACTACAAACTCGGCGTGTTGATGATCGCCGGCACCACTGCCGGCATCGAGGTTGGGAAGATCGGCCTCGAGTACCTCCAGCACATTGGGCTGGCCGGTTCGGTGGTCAGTGTCGCATACGTCCTGCTGCTGGGTGGGATCGGTGTTTTCGTCACCTACGAAGCGATGAAAGGCGGCGGTGGCGGCATCGACCACGACGTCGACGAGGACGCCGATCTCGAGGACGAGGAGATCCCCGAGATCGCCCAGAAAATCCAGTCGTACAACGTGCCGCCGATGATCTCGATCCGCGGTGGCTTCAAAGTCTCGCTGTGGATGGTGCTGGCTGTGGCGTTCGCGACGGGGGTGCTATCGGGCTTCCTCGGCGTCGGTGGCGGCTTCATCCGCATGCCCGCGCTGTTCTACCTGATCGGCGTGCCCGTCCCGGTCGCAGTCGGGACCGACCTGTTCGAGATCGTCTTCTCGGGCGGGATCGGGAGCTTCCTCTACGCCCAGTCCGGAGCGGTCAACCTCGGCATCGTCGTCCCGCTGCTGGCTGGCAGCGCACTCGGTGCCCGCGTCGGCGCAGCCGCGACCAACCTCGTCAACGAAGAGGACATCAAGGTCTACTTCGGGGTTATGCTGTTGCTCGGCGCGATCGCCGTCGCGGTGCGAGAGATCGGCGGGCTCCTCGAGATGCCCGTCCTCGACGTGGTGAGCCTGGCGATCATCCTCGGGGCCGCGCTGCTCGTCAGCGGGGCCGTCGTCTACAGCGGCGTCACCGTGCTCCGCGAGGACGCGAGCGCGCCGCCGTCGACCGCTGACTAG
- a CDS encoding universal stress protein: MRALYATDLSAASKAAIENETCLECLERIGIDTIHLVTVVPSNVHAGMPGMDLEGRRQRALDRYQSVMEDAGFEVDTHVVRGTPHRRINGIAGTVGAELTIAGSRGKSPLENRVIGSTTRNLARTTVVPLLITRIERETDEPEVRREHLFRRMLYATDFSDNAERAFEAFSTLRHATQSARLVHVQSPKDAGTTGDDGDDPSTRLDELAAQLEEWDIETEIDVRQGDPTDEILAAETEFDATTILLGSRGRSRLRRLLLGSVSESVIARAAGNVYLVPPPRSA; encoded by the coding sequence ATGCGAGCACTCTACGCGACCGATCTCTCGGCGGCCAGTAAAGCGGCGATCGAGAACGAGACCTGTCTCGAGTGTCTCGAGCGAATCGGCATCGACACGATCCATCTCGTCACCGTCGTCCCCTCGAACGTCCACGCGGGGATGCCAGGCATGGACCTCGAAGGCCGTCGCCAGCGTGCGCTCGATCGGTATCAGTCGGTAATGGAGGACGCGGGCTTCGAGGTTGACACGCACGTCGTCCGTGGGACGCCCCATCGTCGCATCAACGGGATCGCCGGCACTGTCGGAGCCGAGCTGACGATCGCCGGCTCACGTGGCAAAAGCCCGCTCGAGAACCGCGTCATCGGATCGACGACGCGGAATCTCGCGCGGACGACCGTGGTGCCACTGCTCATTACACGCATCGAACGCGAGACCGACGAGCCCGAAGTTCGTCGCGAACACCTTTTTCGGCGCATGCTGTATGCAACCGACTTCTCCGACAACGCCGAGCGCGCGTTCGAGGCGTTCTCGACGCTTCGCCACGCGACCCAGTCGGCGCGGCTCGTCCACGTCCAGTCGCCGAAAGACGCCGGCACGACGGGGGACGACGGCGACGATCCGAGCACACGGCTAGACGAGCTCGCAGCCCAGCTCGAGGAGTGGGACATCGAGACAGAGATCGACGTTCGGCAGGGCGATCCAACCGACGAGATCCTCGCAGCCGAAACCGAGTTCGACGCGACGACGATCTTGCTGGGCTCGCGTGGCCGGAGCCGACTTCGGCGGTTGTTGCTCGGGAGCGTCTCCGAGTCAGTCATCGCGCGCGCGGCGGGGAACGTCTATCTCGTGCCGCCGCCGCGGTCGGCGTAA
- a CDS encoding 2-oxo acid dehydrogenase subunit E2 → MSNRGPEIDRVSPQKQLTVDYMQMAGHRNNVHGLVEIDVTDAREQIQTIKEETEIDLSFTAFIISCLAATVEEQPQVHRYHDWRGRIYEFEDVDVNVLVEQEVDGERIGVPHVIRAANQRTVRSIHDEIRRAQADTSNRPEAGIAKLARRFPGFIRRQIWRLPQWFPSRWKQLAGTVAVTSVGMFGTGNGWAISPTNYTLQLTVGGIGTKPRLIDGELQSREYLSLTVTFDHDVVDGAPATRFVQRLGAHLEAGTGLDAVSAD, encoded by the coding sequence ATGAGCAACCGAGGCCCCGAAATCGATCGCGTGTCTCCCCAAAAGCAGTTGACAGTGGATTATATGCAGATGGCAGGACATCGGAATAACGTCCACGGGCTCGTCGAAATCGACGTCACCGACGCCAGGGAGCAGATCCAGACGATCAAAGAAGAGACCGAAATAGACCTTTCGTTCACAGCCTTCATCATCTCCTGTTTGGCAGCCACCGTGGAGGAACAGCCACAAGTCCACCGATATCATGATTGGCGGGGACGGATCTACGAGTTCGAGGACGTGGATGTAAACGTTCTTGTCGAACAGGAGGTTGACGGCGAGCGAATCGGTGTTCCACACGTCATCCGGGCGGCGAATCAGCGGACAGTCCGGTCAATTCACGATGAAATTCGACGCGCCCAGGCGGACACTTCGAACCGTCCCGAGGCTGGCATCGCCAAGCTCGCCCGCCGCTTTCCCGGATTCATCCGCAGACAAATCTGGCGCCTCCCGCAGTGGTTCCCATCACGGTGGAAACAGCTCGCCGGCACCGTCGCTGTCACCTCCGTCGGTATGTTCGGCACCGGAAACGGCTGGGCCATCAGTCCCACGAACTACACCCTCCAGCTCACTGTCGGCGGCATCGGAACCAAACCACGCCTGATCGATGGTGAACTCCAGTCCCGGGAGTATCTGAGCCTCACCGTCACCTTTGACCATGACGTCGTGGACGGAGCCCCAGCCACGCGGTTCGTCCAGCGCCTTGGCGCACACCTGGAAGCCGGCACCGGCCTAGACGCCGTGTCCGCCGACTGA
- a CDS encoding anion permease — protein sequence MDLTLVLLFVTAGFASLFMAWVIGAGSSGATPFAPAVGANAIPTMRAAFVVGIFGFAGAVTQGANVSEAIGRGLIGGVSLPATGVIAVLLIGAGLMAVGIRTGYPIATAFTVTGSVIGVGLALGGTPVWAKYQQIGAVWVLTPFVGGFIAYGIASILPRADVPERFSVAVLAGLVGGVLANVEFSFLGPAGSTGTVSGTLQELAGLATATAAVGVSLAVALAVAALVYWDIRQDMTGGLRRVLLTLGSLVAFSAGGSQVGLAVGPLLPLLDDLEGISTMAILVGGGVGILVGSWTGAPRMIKSLAQDYSSLGPRRSIAALVPSFLIAQVAILLGVPVSFNEIVVSAIIGSGAAVGGRDAISPRKISMTIGAWIASFALAFVLGYGVVVVFPMA from the coding sequence ATGGACCTCACTCTCGTTTTGCTGTTCGTCACCGCCGGGTTCGCGAGCCTGTTTATGGCGTGGGTCATCGGCGCTGGCTCGAGCGGCGCGACACCCTTTGCGCCCGCCGTCGGTGCCAACGCCATCCCGACGATGCGGGCCGCGTTCGTCGTCGGAATCTTCGGCTTCGCCGGAGCCGTCACGCAGGGCGCGAACGTCTCTGAGGCGATCGGTCGCGGACTGATCGGCGGTGTGAGCCTCCCAGCTACGGGGGTTATCGCCGTCTTACTGATCGGGGCCGGCCTGATGGCTGTCGGCATTCGAACCGGTTATCCGATCGCGACCGCGTTTACCGTGACCGGGTCCGTGATCGGCGTCGGGCTCGCACTCGGCGGGACGCCGGTCTGGGCGAAGTACCAGCAGATCGGGGCCGTCTGGGTGCTGACGCCGTTCGTCGGCGGCTTCATTGCGTACGGGATCGCGAGTATTCTCCCACGGGCCGACGTGCCGGAGCGATTCAGCGTCGCAGTGCTCGCGGGCCTCGTCGGTGGCGTCCTCGCGAACGTCGAGTTCTCCTTTCTCGGCCCTGCCGGCTCGACCGGCACCGTTTCTGGGACCCTCCAGGAGCTCGCCGGACTCGCGACCGCTACTGCCGCGGTCGGCGTCTCGCTTGCAGTGGCACTCGCGGTTGCAGCGCTCGTCTACTGGGACATCCGGCAGGACATGACCGGCGGGCTCAGGCGGGTGTTGCTAACGCTCGGCTCGCTCGTCGCGTTCTCGGCTGGCGGCAGCCAGGTCGGGCTCGCAGTCGGACCGTTACTGCCGTTGCTCGACGACCTCGAGGGGATCTCGACGATGGCGATCCTTGTCGGTGGTGGTGTCGGGATCCTCGTCGGCTCGTGGACCGGTGCGCCACGCATGATCAAGTCGCTCGCACAGGACTACTCGTCGCTGGGACCACGTCGCTCGATCGCCGCGCTCGTCCCGTCGTTTCTCATCGCGCAGGTCGCGATCTTGCTTGGCGTCCCCGTCTCGTTCAACGAGATCGTCGTCAGCGCGATCATCGGTAGCGGCGCGGCGGTCGGTGGCAGGGATGCGATCAGTCCGCGGAAGATCTCGATGACGATCGGTGCGTGGATCGCGTCGTTCGCGCTTGCGTTCGTGCTCGGTTACGGCGTGGTCGTCGTGTTCCCGATGGCGTAG
- a CDS encoding YeeE/YedE family protein, with the protein MADRHPLFMPLILVGGLIFGFGLGFSHMARPEVVLNFLQFDDLGLVFVMFGAAIVTGVVFFLAPRLLGRAPLTGDPFERRLKSFDRNVLIGGAIFGVGWGLSGICPGAAYASLGIGNVTILWALAGMFLGAYLQGRWRSRTASADSVTAGAD; encoded by the coding sequence ATGGCGGACCGACATCCCCTCTTCATGCCGCTGATACTGGTCGGCGGCCTGATCTTCGGCTTCGGACTCGGCTTCAGTCACATGGCCCGCCCGGAAGTGGTGCTGAACTTCCTCCAGTTCGACGACCTCGGACTGGTGTTCGTGATGTTCGGCGCTGCGATCGTCACTGGCGTGGTGTTCTTCCTCGCCCCGCGGCTGCTCGGTCGGGCACCGCTGACCGGCGACCCGTTCGAACGCCGGCTGAAGTCGTTCGATCGGAACGTCCTGATCGGCGGTGCGATCTTCGGCGTCGGTTGGGGGCTCTCGGGCATCTGTCCGGGTGCCGCCTACGCCAGCCTCGGTATCGGCAACGTCACCATCCTCTGGGCGCTCGCCGGGATGTTCCTCGGCGCGTACCTGCAGGGTCGGTGGCGTAGCCGTACCGCCAGTGCTGACTCCGTGACTGCAGGTGCGGACTAA
- a CDS encoding YeeE/YedE family protein yields the protein MVADPVPLQLAAELFPNGISRYAIGGLFVGLGTVVIYLGTGIPAGASTFLESTLSYVSGQSRFQRYVSSRDWRLVFTLGIILGAAVYAVAFQGGAWTTDVQWWRLLIGGVFVGIGTRIGKGCTSGHGVCGVGSASKTSITGVITFMIVAILTAQIVAALGVSP from the coding sequence ATGGTAGCTGATCCAGTCCCTCTCCAGTTGGCCGCCGAACTGTTCCCGAACGGGATCAGTCGGTACGCCATCGGCGGGCTCTTCGTCGGTCTCGGCACAGTCGTCATCTATCTCGGGACCGGCATCCCCGCCGGTGCGAGTACGTTCCTCGAGTCGACGCTGTCGTACGTCTCTGGACAGTCCCGCTTCCAGCGGTACGTCTCGTCCCGTGACTGGCGGCTCGTGTTCACGCTCGGTATCATTCTAGGTGCCGCGGTGTATGCGGTCGCCTTCCAGGGCGGTGCGTGGACCACTGACGTACAGTGGTGGCGGCTGCTCATCGGCGGCGTCTTCGTCGGCATCGGGACGCGTATCGGCAAGGGCTGTACGTCCGGCCACGGCGTCTGTGGCGTCGGCTCTGCATCGAAGACCTCGATCACAGGTGTAATCACGTTCATGATCGTCGCAATCCTGACTGCACAGATCGTCGCCGCACTGGGGGTGAGTCCGTAA
- a CDS encoding MBL fold metallo-hydrolase, with product MNADDFPTPDADVETVTPETLKRRIDAGEAVTLLDARMQSDYEEWHIDGENVESINVPYFEFLEDELDEDVLAQIPDDQDVTVLCAKGGASEFVAGTLAEQGYDVDHLEDGMNGWARIYERVEVSEYDGAGTLYQYQRPSSGCLGYLAVDGDEAAVVDPLRAFTDRYLTDANELGVDLKYAIDTHIHADHISGVRALDAVGVEGVIPEASVDRGVTYADDVTLAADGDEFEVGDATIETVSTPGHTSGMTSYLVDDSLLATGDGLFIESVARPDLEEGDDGAPEAAAQLYESLQERVLSLPDETLIGGAHFSDAAEPAADGTYTAPIGQLVDEMDALTMDEDDFVELILSDMPPRPANYEDIIPTNLGQQEADDDEAFELELGPNNCAASQESLAGD from the coding sequence ATGAACGCCGACGACTTCCCTACGCCGGACGCCGATGTCGAGACGGTGACTCCGGAAACGTTGAAACGTCGCATCGACGCAGGCGAGGCTGTGACGCTCCTCGACGCGCGCATGCAGTCTGATTACGAGGAGTGGCACATCGACGGCGAGAACGTCGAGTCGATCAACGTCCCCTACTTCGAGTTCCTCGAGGACGAGCTCGACGAGGACGTGCTTGCACAGATTCCCGACGACCAAGACGTAACGGTCCTCTGTGCGAAAGGCGGAGCCAGCGAGTTCGTCGCGGGTACGCTCGCGGAACAAGGATATGATGTCGACCACCTCGAAGACGGGATGAACGGCTGGGCGCGGATCTACGAGCGCGTCGAAGTGTCCGAGTACGACGGCGCGGGCACGCTCTATCAGTACCAGCGTCCCTCCTCGGGCTGTCTTGGCTATCTCGCCGTCGACGGCGACGAGGCCGCGGTCGTCGACCCGCTACGTGCCTTTACGGACCGCTACCTCACCGACGCCAACGAACTCGGCGTCGACCTGAAATACGCGATCGATACGCACATCCACGCCGACCACATCTCCGGCGTGCGTGCACTCGACGCAGTCGGTGTCGAGGGCGTCATCCCCGAAGCCTCGGTCGACCGCGGCGTTACCTACGCCGACGACGTGACGCTGGCCGCCGACGGCGACGAGTTCGAGGTCGGCGACGCAACCATCGAGACGGTCTCCACGCCCGGACACACCTCCGGCATGACCTCGTATCTGGTCGACGACTCGCTGCTGGCGACCGGCGACGGCCTGTTCATCGAGAGTGTCGCTCGGCCCGACCTCGAGGAAGGTGACGACGGTGCACCCGAAGCCGCGGCCCAGCTCTACGAGAGCCTCCAGGAGCGTGTCCTCTCGCTGCCCGACGAGACGCTGATCGGTGGCGCACACTTCAGCGACGCCGCCGAACCCGCCGCCGACGGCACCTACACGGCACCGATCGGCCAACTCGTCGACGAGATGGACGCGCTCACGATGGACGAAGACGACTTCGTCGAACTCATCCTCTCGGATATGCCACCGCGACCGGCCAACTACGAGGATATCATCCCGACGAACCTCGGCCAGCAAGAGGCTGACGACGACGAAGCCTTCGAACTCGAGCTCGGCCCGAACAACTGTGCTGCCAGCCAGGAATCGCTCGCGGGTGACTAA
- a CDS encoding sulfurtransferase TusA family protein yields the protein MSEAFDIAETLDVKGASCPMPVVKTKSAIDDLAEGEILEVVATDSGSMSDLDGWATGTDGVELLEQVEDGDVYKHYVQKTA from the coding sequence ATGAGTGAAGCATTCGATATCGCGGAGACGCTCGACGTGAAAGGTGCATCGTGTCCCATGCCGGTTGTCAAAACGAAGTCCGCCATCGACGACCTCGCTGAGGGCGAGATCCTCGAGGTAGTCGCGACGGACTCGGGCAGCATGAGTGACCTCGACGGCTGGGCGACCGGTACAGACGGCGTCGAACTCTTAGAGCAGGTCGAGGACGGCGACGTCTACAAACACTACGTCCAGAAGACGGCATAA
- a CDS encoding DsrE/DsrF/DrsH-like family protein translates to MSTDTPSAGADGEPMSEDALQERIEELEEKVASLETEVGDGQKKMTIVATQGTFDMAYPPLILASTAAAFGWDVVVFHTFWGLDILHEEKSSELKLSAVGNPSMPMPNALAALPGMDRMATRMMEKKIDENGTATIEELIELSLDQGVDLQACQMTIELMEYDEDDFYDGVTTGVGAATALQHMAESDVQLLV, encoded by the coding sequence ATGAGCACGGACACACCCTCGGCGGGAGCTGACGGCGAGCCGATGAGCGAGGACGCCCTCCAGGAGCGGATCGAAGAACTCGAGGAGAAAGTCGCCAGCCTCGAGACCGAGGTCGGCGACGGCCAGAAGAAGATGACGATCGTCGCGACCCAGGGGACGTTCGACATGGCGTACCCGCCGTTGATCCTCGCGAGCACCGCGGCCGCATTCGGCTGGGATGTGGTCGTCTTCCACACGTTCTGGGGACTCGACATCCTCCACGAGGAGAAGTCCTCGGAGCTCAAGCTCAGTGCGGTCGGCAACCCAAGCATGCCGATGCCGAACGCCCTCGCCGCGCTCCCCGGCATGGACCGGATGGCGACGCGGATGATGGAGAAGAAGATCGACGAGAACGGCACCGCAACCATCGAGGAGCTGATCGAACTGTCCCTCGATCAGGGCGTCGATCTGCAGGCCTGTCAGATGACCATCGAACTGATGGAGTACGACGAGGACGACTTCTACGACGGCGTCACCACTGGCGTCGGCGCCGCGACCGCCCTCCAGCACATGGCCGAATCGGACGTCCAGTTGCTGGTCTGA
- a CDS encoding HalOD1 output domain-containing protein: MTLHTTPNSSTIVLQIIETVAAADNTDPATMNPPLADVIDPDALQELLEHGSTDADRALEVRFRYRGHEITVTDDETVELD; encoded by the coding sequence ATGACCCTCCATACGACCCCCAATTCGTCGACGATCGTACTGCAGATCATCGAGACAGTCGCCGCAGCCGATAATACTGACCCTGCCACAATGAACCCGCCGCTAGCCGATGTCATCGATCCCGATGCATTGCAAGAGCTGCTCGAGCACGGCTCGACCGATGCCGACCGGGCGCTCGAAGTGCGATTTCGCTACCGCGGCCACGAAATCACCGTCACCGACGACGAGACCGTCGAACTAGACTGA
- a CDS encoding aminotransferase class V-fold PLP-dependent enzyme: MSENVTMTPTELRTDIPALQDGIYLNYGAHGPSPRYVVEAADEFVRTHEYESPIAADPYETAFAAFDRTRETVASFIGAEPDEIALTESTTGGINAFANAIDWQPGDVVVRTDLEHPAGILPWQRLEREGVEVRVVETEAGRIDPDEFAAAVTDAKLACFSALTWTHGTQLPVAELVDIAHDAGALALVDAVQVPGQLPMDVGEWGADAVAAAGHKWLLGLWGGGFLYVDRAVAEDLEPRAVGYRSVEDANADPYEYAAGARRLEVGSANPAPHVALGEAIGAISEVGIDTIEARIHRLASRLADGVPDDRLLSPRTPESGLVTIDVADPTATVERLAAAGIVVRELPSPDAIRASVHAVNTAAEVDRLLEELKREW, from the coding sequence ATGTCTGAGAACGTAACGATGACCCCGACTGAACTCCGGACCGACATCCCTGCCCTACAGGACGGAATCTACCTCAACTACGGCGCACACGGCCCGAGTCCCCGATACGTCGTCGAAGCTGCCGACGAATTCGTCCGGACACACGAGTACGAGTCGCCGATCGCGGCCGATCCGTACGAAACCGCCTTCGCGGCGTTCGACCGCACGCGAGAGACGGTCGCGTCGTTTATCGGTGCCGAACCCGACGAGATCGCGCTCACGGAGAGCACGACCGGCGGGATCAACGCGTTCGCCAACGCGATCGACTGGCAGCCCGGCGACGTCGTCGTCCGCACCGACCTCGAGCATCCCGCGGGCATCCTCCCCTGGCAGCGCCTCGAGCGGGAGGGCGTCGAAGTTCGCGTCGTCGAAACCGAAGCTGGTCGGATCGACCCCGATGAATTCGCTGCGGCCGTCACGGACGCGAAACTCGCCTGTTTCAGCGCGCTTACGTGGACCCACGGGACGCAGCTCCCGGTTGCGGAACTGGTCGATATTGCCCACGACGCCGGCGCGCTCGCGCTCGTCGACGCAGTGCAGGTCCCCGGTCAACTCCCGATGGACGTCGGGGAGTGGGGAGCCGACGCCGTCGCCGCTGCCGGCCACAAATGGCTGCTCGGACTCTGGGGGGGTGGCTTCCTCTACGTCGACCGAGCCGTCGCCGAGGACCTCGAGCCACGGGCCGTCGGCTACCGGAGCGTCGAAGACGCAAACGCCGACCCCTACGAGTACGCAGCCGGTGCGCGCCGGCTCGAGGTCGGCTCGGCGAACCCGGCACCTCACGTCGCGCTCGGCGAGGCGATCGGCGCCATCTCCGAGGTCGGGATCGACACCATCGAAGCCCGGATTCATCGCCTCGCGAGTCGGCTCGCTGACGGCGTTCCCGACGACCGACTGCTCAGTCCACGAACGCCGGAGTCCGGGCTAGTGACGATCGACGTCGCGGATCCGACGGCGACGGTCGAACGGCTGGCTGCGGCGGGTATCGTCGTTCGTGAACTGCCGTCACCGGACGCGATTCGGGCGTCCGTTCACGCGGTTAACACTGCAGCAGAGGTCGATCGGCTGCTCGAAGAACTGAAGCGAGAATGGTGA
- a CDS encoding DUF2892 domain-containing protein, producing MENNVGSVDRLVRLVGGAVLVAIGIASLAHILHAGTIVGVIATLVGLVFFGTGLTRFCLLYQLLGVDTCKAP from the coding sequence ATGGAAAACAATGTCGGCTCGGTGGACCGGCTCGTACGGCTCGTCGGTGGCGCGGTTCTCGTCGCCATTGGCATTGCGTCGCTTGCGCATATCCTCCATGCCGGGACGATCGTGGGTGTGATCGCGACGCTGGTCGGGCTCGTCTTCTTCGGGACCGGGCTGACCCGGTTCTGTCTGCTCTACCAGCTGCTGGGCGTCGATACGTGTAAGGCACCATAA
- a CDS encoding FAD-dependent oxidoreductase → MTDTVVVIGGDAAGMSAASKAKRENPDLDVIVFEKGDWVSYAACGMPYYVKGDVDELDDLVTITAEEFREQRDVDLRTGHEVVDIDPDAETVTVESDEETYEQSYDDLLVATGASAIKPPFEGLDLEGVFTIHNMDEADAIEDYVTERDLETAAIVGGGYVGIEMAEALSEHGIDVDLYEMLPHVLQPFGEPVAEVVEDHLREQGVNLNLETAVSGFDGYERVESVELEEETVPADIVIVGVGVAPNVDLAEAAGIERGPTGAIATDEYGRTNYENIYAAGDCAEARHVVTGEPDHVPLALTANRAGRAIGQTITGDPTPTGEIAGTAIVKAFELGAARTGLTDEEHAEEAGFDPVSVTISAATRAHYYPDGEELSVTLLADRESGTLLGGSVVGREGAKRIDTIATALHAGMTVSELQNADLAYAPPFSPVWDPVLTAAKVLSGKVE, encoded by the coding sequence ATGACAGACACGGTCGTCGTCATCGGCGGTGACGCAGCAGGAATGAGCGCTGCGAGCAAGGCGAAACGGGAAAACCCCGACCTGGACGTGATCGTTTTCGAAAAAGGTGACTGGGTCTCGTATGCCGCCTGCGGGATGCCCTACTACGTCAAAGGGGACGTCGACGAACTGGACGATCTCGTCACGATAACAGCCGAGGAGTTCCGCGAACAGCGAGACGTCGACCTGCGAACTGGCCACGAAGTCGTCGACATCGACCCCGACGCCGAGACGGTGACGGTCGAAAGCGACGAGGAAACCTACGAGCAGTCCTACGACGACCTCCTCGTGGCGACCGGCGCGAGCGCGATCAAACCCCCCTTCGAGGGGCTCGACCTCGAGGGCGTCTTCACCATTCATAACATGGACGAAGCCGACGCCATCGAGGACTACGTCACCGAACGCGACCTCGAGACGGCTGCGATCGTTGGCGGCGGCTACGTCGGGATCGAGATGGCCGAGGCGCTGTCGGAACACGGCATCGACGTCGATCTCTACGAGATGCTGCCCCACGTCCTCCAGCCGTTCGGCGAACCCGTCGCCGAGGTCGTCGAAGACCATCTGCGCGAGCAGGGTGTCAACCTCAACCTCGAGACGGCGGTATCGGGCTTTGACGGTTACGAGCGCGTCGAGAGCGTCGAACTCGAGGAGGAGACCGTCCCCGCCGACATCGTGATCGTCGGCGTCGGCGTCGCACCGAACGTCGACCTCGCCGAGGCAGCCGGCATCGAACGCGGACCGACCGGCGCGATCGCGACCGACGAGTACGGCCGGACGAACTACGAGAACATCTACGCGGCAGGCGACTGTGCCGAGGCGCGCCACGTCGTGACCGGTGAGCCGGACCACGTTCCGCTTGCCCTGACTGCCAACCGTGCGGGCCGGGCGATCGGCCAGACGATCACCGGCGATCCCACGCCAACCGGCGAAATCGCGGGCACGGCCATCGTCAAGGCGTTCGAACTCGGGGCCGCTCGGACGGGACTGACTGACGAGGAGCACGCCGAGGAGGCCGGCTTCGATCCGGTCTCGGTCACGATCTCGGCGGCAACGCGCGCTCACTACTATCCGGACGGCGAAGAACTCTCCGTGACGCTGTTGGCCGACCGCGAGAGCGGCACGCTGCTTGGCGGCAGCGTCGTCGGTCGCGAGGGCGCAAAACGCATCGACACGATCGCGACGGCGCTTCACGCCGGCATGACCGTCTCAGAACTCCAGAACGCCGATCTGGCGTACGCACCGCCGTTTAGCCCCGTCTGGGATCCGGTTCTGACCGCGGCGAAAGTGCTCTCCGGCAAGGTCGAGTAA
- a CDS encoding DUF6517 family protein: protein MTLSRRSLLAAGATGTLAMTAGCIDFVLGNGPLEFDSDRVAPSDDALTETGYQEKDATEETIERTIELPGGVEREIRAAIWRSVYTKEVEYAGQTNEGAAFAAISIPGMQVAGRSLNPLDELSNKELLERFLEQVPNENGGISNITHTDSFGLDILGDGRKVDVFAGESQFEGETIDIELKLTSFDHEGDLLVLLGTYPKMLTAESANAEQLMESVTHPLSS from the coding sequence ATGACGCTCTCTCGACGATCGCTGCTCGCCGCGGGCGCGACCGGGACACTCGCGATGACGGCTGGCTGTATCGATTTCGTTCTCGGGAACGGACCGCTCGAGTTCGACTCCGACCGCGTCGCACCGAGCGATGACGCCCTCACGGAGACCGGCTATCAAGAAAAAGACGCCACCGAAGAAACGATCGAGCGAACGATCGAACTCCCCGGCGGCGTCGAACGCGAGATCCGGGCGGCGATCTGGCGATCGGTCTATACGAAGGAAGTCGAATACGCCGGCCAGACGAACGAGGGGGCTGCCTTTGCCGCTATCTCGATTCCCGGGATGCAGGTTGCGGGTCGATCGCTCAACCCGCTCGACGAGTTGTCGAACAAAGAACTCCTCGAGCGGTTTCTCGAGCAGGTTCCCAACGAGAACGGTGGGATCAGCAACATCACGCACACGGACTCGTTTGGACTCGACATCCTCGGTGACGGTCGCAAGGTGGATGTCTTTGCCGGCGAAAGTCAATTCGAGGGCGAGACGATCGACATCGAACTCAAGCTCACGTCCTTTGACCACGAGGGCGACCTGCTCGTCTTACTCGGCACCTATCCAAAGATGCTCACTGCCGAATCGGCAAACGCCGAGCAGCTCATGGAGTCGGTCACGCATCCGCTCTCGAGCTAA